The DNA sequence GTGATCCTAGGCGAAATAGAATCATTATAGCTGCATCCAACACCGTCCCAAGCATAAGCCTGTGGTGCACATGGATCTCCTTGCCAGTTTCCTTTTCGAACCTTATAAACTGATTTGATGTCCACTATGGAACCAACTAAAAGGTCACAAGGGAGGATTGTTAGTTCAGAATAAGCATGTTAACTTCGGAACTGTCAATCCCTTGATGGAACATAAACAAAAAAGTGTACATATTGATTTTACTTATTATGACATGTTAGTACTACCAGTAATGAAAAGGTATAAGGCGTAAGATAGCTAGTGCTTAGTGCTTACCATCTTGATCATCTGTTTGTGGTTGCCGAAATTTCCTAACAGTATAAAGCTCCAAGGCGTTTATGATGGGGGGAAGAGTTGACGTATTGGTTTTCTGGAGCACAATCTCGTACTTAGATTCTGGTTTCTCAGGTGCTACACTTTCCACGGTAAGAGTAATAACATCATATGGAGTTATAGTCTCATCATACCAGAGGTTTCCGTTCAGATATATGTTAAATTCTCTGCTTTGGTTGGTTTGCAGTTTCTGCACCTCAGCAAAGTGCAAGTAGATAAGAAACTGATCAGACTTATTAGTAGGCTCCCATTCGAGTTTCAATGGATTGCTAGTGTTTTCTGGTGCGATAGCTGTCTCCATGACTACAGCAGGTAAGTTGTATACTCCAAAATATCTTGTCACATTTTCGGAATTATATAGTAATGAACTGTTGAAGTAGTCACTCGATCTCCAATATCTATCATAAATGTCGTCTTTGTACCTGttgtataaatttattcaaaatagcAGTTGGTAACTGTTAGAATATCAGTAATATAAGATCCCGGTAAGGCCTTCTTCTAACACCTTAATAATTGAAATACACGAGGGGGCTTAATTACCTGTAATAACCAAatgattcaccaaaatttaCTCGTGTAAAAAGCTTTAGTGATCCAAAATCATGTGTATACATGCTTCTATTGAAGTACCTCAAGTCCAGTGCTGATATAAAAGGTGTTCCAAGTCCCGTATTCACCAAGCAAACATGAATATAATCCGATGTTGGAACATGGATGATCTCTTTTTGTACACGCGTAGTTGTTTGGTTGAAATATATTGTATCCCATTTCTCAACTCCAAGGTATAAATCAAACTGCGGGAGTCTGTCTTTTAAGTCATAGTTTCTGTAGTAAAACCATGCGCGAATGAAGTACCTGTTACCTCGTCCTTGAACAGGTTTCAGAGTGTAACAGTTTCTCGTTCCCTGGGGAAAACTTCTCAGTGTCACAAGCTGCTGTTGAAGGGATGAGCTCCTGTATGCTGGTGGTATGGTCTTGCTTTCGCCAGCATCGATGAACCCGGAATCTGATACATAGTGCAAACCAGTATAGCTATCCGTGTAGTTGGAATCTGCAGGTATTCCGCAGTCTATATTTATGAAATCTGAGACCATGAAATTAATTAGAGAAATGTGTTAGTATTTGCATTTTTCAGTAACAAATTTCATACACATATATTTGTTTAGCGTTACAGTCTTAAGTTCTAGGAGAACTGATAACTTAACCTTccgtaaaaaaattcaaacacagAAATATTTGTACACAAATTATTACTACAATTTTTCTTACCAGATTGATACTCTTGGGAATGAACTATAAGTAATACATGAGCAAAATAAACGAGAGATGAGAAGACAGAGCATTTAAACAATCTCATCTTCTAGCTACTGTTCTACACATGACAATGGGGATGAAGTTTAAGTAGCCAGTTATATAGGCAGGTATTTGGCTATCCAGAAATGCTAGAGCCTAGAAACACTATTTTTTTTCCCAATAAAATATTGAAGTGTCATTCTTGGTTATTTTATTACGGAATGAATTTGATAACCaacttagaggggtgtattggattgggattttaaagcatttttttgcattcatgaaatccgagggtattcgattgggattgtttgaaatccattaaaatcttgaggtattcaattgggattttaaactatgctacaaaatctagtggtattcaattgggattttaaattatgctttaaaatccgatggtattcaattgggattgtttaaaatccattaaaatctgatggtattcaaatgctgatggattttttttcattttataaaatgatggattttgtggcattcttcagtgtattttaagttttttgaaatcccaccaaattcaatgggattttgaagcattgtacctaaatcctatcaactctgcgacatttcatgaagaatccgcaaaaaatcagaatcccatacaatccattaaaatccatagactaaaaacaatgcattaaaatcccaatcgaatacacccctgtTAATTTGATCAAAGGCCTATCTGGTCATCGAAGAGTATACAAATTGACATGCAtcgtttataattaataatataatatttaaagtgCTTAGggttttcttttctctctcgttttgagagtcgactcccgtATTAGGGTTTCAGCCGTCACTTCTCCGCCTCCcagatcttcatcttctcatcaATTAACCCCTTCGCTTTCTCATCCCCTCTATTGTTTTactagtttttcaataaaatcaagATATTATCTTGgttgagtaccttgttatcaaggttgtgtgcccatctttttgggatgtcagtgtgtgcccatctttttgggatgtcagtGTTTTATATTTTCGTATTTTTATGTGTCTTGATGTGTCGTTCGATTATCAATCTGAAAAGAATTTCTATGGTATTTTGGGAGATCGGTAAGACTCGCTTCGATTTCGGAACGATGGTGGATaccgcaagagctcacctttcacaacaaaTATTTGTTCATGTTTTAGGGACGTTTGGTGCTCCAGGATCAGTTGATTTGACTGATAGTTCTGAACATTGTGCTACAGatgatgcttatgtgaaggtcaattgcgagACTACTAGTTTCATAACTGATGTAAGTTGGATTACTCGAGATatcattgtaatactttttagatcaaagaatatgaatattctatttgttaagcgatctgaaaacaaaacgactatttgtttagttcgttttttgtttcataatcagattgtagttgacagttcgggGGTTTGTCTCGGCTGGGTTTGCGTTTCGTATTAATAAAAtcctttgtttgtcaaaaaaaaaaaataatataatatttaaatttaaaaattgctgttaaaagaattcgaaccttataacaaaaattaaatataaaacatttttaaaataaatattgaaaactTGTGTGATTCTAGTACTAAGTACTAACGggttatttatatgtttttcagTTAGGCGTAAAGCCTGTTAACCGGTGCATGGTTGatgaatttataacatattgtagtattggttatattgattgaccatattataaatataagttGTATAgtgtgtaatttttattttcaagttgttataaatatgATGTATTGACAATCTAAAATTTTACCAAGCAAtgtgtaaaaaaaaatgaaggggATGGAAGCAGTGAAACATTGAACTACTGAAATCGAGCGCACTAGCGGCAGCGAGAAAGTAGTAGGTATAATGCAGTAGATAATTAGTCAATGAGTTGGACACAATAAAAGTGAATGGGTTCAAAATAATTGAGGTGAGCTCATTTATAAAATGCACAAATTTTAGGAAGAAAACTGATAATATGAATATTGATGGCGTGATATTTGTTGTCCGTAACGATTCGATATATATAGTAATTTGACATTTTTGGGATTTCGTGCAAATGATtacataattattttaactttaattTACCTTAAAAAAAAGTTTCCACCACTTATACCCGGTCTCGGTTCTTAGACTAACTTGTAAGTTTTGTAACACAAGTCACATCAATGACACTACATGAATTCCCTTTGCTTTTCTGCTGAATAATAAAAGGGATAACTAGCAACAAATTTGTAGGTCAAATGTTTTTGAGTTTACCGTCCGTTCGGCGTTGCTTTGGGACACTCATCATTATTCTGCAggtaattgtatatattttgatttgtttagaaGAATGCATACTCATTTGTATTATGAATTTAAAGTTTTACTTTTTATGTAAACTGGTAATCTGGTATAATCCTTGCTCTATTTAGGAATGTATGAGGGTtcgaattttatatgttttgatGCACTGATCTCTCGCAGGGATGTGAGTGTAACTagcaaaaaaaattgcaaattttttgttacgaaatatgataaaattgtTTGAAATATTGCGGAAAATGATTTGAAATAGCAAAATGTGAATCCGGCCACAACATTTAATTTCAGAGTACCCCATCCATCCCAAGTTAAttgttatattcaattttctttCTTGATCAATCTGTTCCAATTTTGGTAAAATTAAAAGTTACTACTTTTTATCATTTCAcaagaataaaaaatacatttgaAACTAGATTTGATGGGAATATTTGATGATCATATCATAATGATTTGGATGGGAATATTTGATGATCATATCATAAGGAATTGTTTTGGATGAGAATATTTGATGATCATATCATAATGATTTCTCTTGCATAACCCAAGCAGTAACTATATTCTGTACAACGCCATAGTGCTAGTAACATGAAAACCATAAAAGTTTATGATGAATTATAACATCTGAATAATCAACCTCACAGAAAGTAGGGAAGGgcacaaaccaaaccaaatccaaaACAGCAAAAGATCAGACCAGTAAGACTGCAACATTGTCCATATAATCCTGAGAGAAACAAACCAGTGCCAGCAGCGAAGGCCTCGTTATCGTGGCTGAGGACCTGATACATCGCTGTCTAAATTAAGAGACATTACTCCAATCAATTCTTTTTTCCTTGTCTCATCCCAAGCTAACTCTGTTGATAAGCTCTCTTTCAAGTGATTAACCACAAAATTCATAGGAGGTCTATTGTCGGAAGCTATAGAAACACACAACATTGCTATTTCTACAGCTTTCCAGACAAAATTGACGTCAACATTTTCCCTTATCCTGGAATCAACAACGACTTTGATGTTCCCTTCCTCAATCCTAGACCTAACCCACTGAACAATGTGCTCACGTTCGTCATCGATCCCTATAGCTGGCCGGCCTGTGATTATTTCCAGGAGGACAATTCCAAAACTATAAACATCGCTTTTCTCAGTCAGTCGATTTGATCTGTAGTACCTGCGAGCCAGAAACAAAGTAAATTATAAACACTGTTTCTGATTAAGCTGATTCATTTTCTAGTATTTAGCTTTTTCACATAAGTGCCTACACTTTtacaaaatattactccctccgtctccctTGATTTGTATACGCAGGGGAGCGGCATGCACTTTAATGTTTATCTAAAGttctaaagtatagttctataacttatttttacaatttttcttttctgaataaaaatttaacagaaaaaaaatcttgaaaataagttatacaaccatattttatagaagcattaaagtgcgtgccgcGTGCCGAATAGTGAACGTATAGAATCGATAGGGACGGAGACGTGTTAGCAGAGGACCAGATATGTGTTGTAAATTCCTATATAAATTTTCATACGTACTCGGGGTCAAGGTAGCCAGGAGTTCCAGCAACTACAGTGGTTATATGGCTACCAGCTTCGAATGGAATAACCCTAGACAAGCCAAAATCCGCAAGTTTGCCTTGAAAATTCTCTGTCAGTAAGATATTTGTCGATTTGACATCTCTGTGGATTATTGGGGGCTTGCAACCATGATGCAGATACTCAAAGCCTGCAATATATTCGTGTTGGTGTCAACATctctttcaaataaataataaaatgaatttcaCAGATATGAGAAGGAGAATGACTTCAGCTTATCAGCTAACCTTCTGCAGCATCAATTGCAATCCGAATTCTCTGTTCCCAACTCAGGAAATCTAACTTTTTACCTGTATCAGAGCCTAAAATGTAAACATCCTGAGGAACTTCATCCTTGAAATTTATAAGTAGTAATTTGTGTTTGTTGAACTATTTATAAATACTACTTATGAGTAGTATTGCAAATTAGCTCTAAAAATTTGGATTCATTTGGTATGGTATTGACAGAATTAATCATACATAGTCTGCTATACAATTCCATCGAATCTTGGCTCTTTCTTAGGTTTTTATTGTTCATTTTTcacaaattacaaatattttttaatatcctTTGGGTGGACTTCATCATTGAGAAATCAGATGTAACACGTACCTGCTAGATGCCCTTCAAGATCTCCATTCACCATGTACTCGTAGATAATTCCTAAGTGGTTGTCTTCGTTACAGTAGCCAACAAGAGctgttaaatttttatgatgGATGCTCATAAGTAGCTTAGCCTGCAATATAGGATTGCATGTGTATAGGTCAGAGGACAGTATGCTAAAAAATTGATGCAGGTTCGTACAGATAATTTGATGTGCTTAAAAACCTTCTTTTAAGAAATTGTATGGTATGGGATTATCATTTCTCAAAAAGTGTAGCTCTCGAAGATACAGGTGGTAGGATATATGTTTTGTATTACTTGCCTCAGTCTGGAACTCCTGGTATCCTTGAACTGAAGTTGCTGAGAGCATCTTAACAGCAACTTGGGTATCACCAATATTGCCATGATACACCGTGCCAAATCCTCCTTTTCCAACAATTTTCTCGAAATTTTTAGTGATTCTTTGGATTTCGGAGTAGGTGAACCGACGCTTTATGTTCTCTAAAGAAGTATCCTTCATATGTGCTGCAGAGTTCTCTTATTATTACACTATATATTCCATTTGCCCTTAAAAATGGCAACAAGAGTAATTTTGGTACCTTTTTGTCTTCTATATCTTACTATCCACAGGATGACTAATAATGCAATTAAGACCAAGACAAATGTTGAAACAACTGATGCTATCCAGGTAATAGATTTGTTACTTCTCTTTTTGCATGAAGCTGATGAGCATCGATCTGTATTTCCATCTCTAAGACTTGCATCCATACTACATATTAAACCAAAAGGTAAGATCGATTATCTATGTACAATGTAATTCCATCTGCTAAGTTTTACCAATGTTTCTGGCCATTGTTTCAACTTTCACTCactaattcatatattttttgtcTGTATTAATCTGAAGGAAGTAAAGCACACCTTAAGGACAGACGTCCGCTTTTAGACTTTGACAGGAGGTCTGAGGGAACTAAACCTGTGAAATTGTTCCCTTGTATGTTTCTGCAAAGATTAAAAACAACTGTTAGTACTGTGCGCATTCATAATGTCATCAAATTCAACCACCTAGTCTTTTTTCTGattctcatatttatatttttaaacactGATGCACAAACACATTTATTTCATGCAGGTTACAACAGTGCTGCACAGAGAGGAGGTATACGAAATTGTACCATTACAGTGGATGTACAACATGGAAATGCTTCAAGAGACCATACTGATAAACTGAGGGTAAACAATTAACAGCACCCTTTAAGTTAAACTTACAGGATTCCCAAGAAGGCCAGCTGCGATAAGAAATCAGGTATCTCTCCGGACAAGTTATTGTTTGACAAATCCCTGAAAAGTTTTATGATTGTTGTGTGTTTAGTTGCATTATCACAATCTAGTTTAATTAGTTTCTCTGCATGATTACGATGTAATGTTCTTACAGAGATCTTAACATTGTGAGGTTGGCTATAGATGAAGCAATTTTCCCACTCAATCTGCTTGAGGACAAGTTCCTGAATAAAAGTAGAATTTTGGATTCAGTAAATGTGAAGATAAAATTGAAAAGTTAATGATTTATAAGTTGAATGAAACTAAAAGCAAGTGCGTACAAGGATGTGATCCTAGGGAAATCAGAAACATTGTAGCTGCATCCAACACCATTCCATGCATAAGCCTTTGGTAAACACGGATCGCCTTGCCAGTTACCTTTTCGAACTTTATACACTGATTTGATGTCCATGATCGAGCCAGCTAGAATGTCACAAAGGGTAAAAGAAAACAAGTTAGTGCTTCTggtacagaaaaagaaaagcatAGATAGCGGGAGCTTACCATCTTCATCATCTGTTTGTAAATGTAGAAATTGCTTAACAGCATATAATTCCGCGGCATTTATGATAGGGGGAAGAGTTGACCTATTGGTTTTCTGAATCAGGATCTCATATTTAGACGCTCCTTTCTCTGGTGAAGCACTTGATATTGTTCTAGTAGTCAGATTACTAGGTCTTATAGAATAATCAGACCAAAGGTCTCCGTTTAAATATATGTCGAATTCTCTGGTTTGGTTACGGTGCAGAGTCTGCACCTCAGAAAAGTGCAAGTAGATAAGAAACTGGTTAGTTACATTAACGGATTGCCAGAATATCTTTATTGGATTGGTAATGTTGTCTGGTTCAATAGCTGTCCTCCTGACTTGATATggtatttggtatccaaaagaGTCTATCCATGTTtcggaattatatatatatactagcgaACTGTTGAAGGAGTTGAATGGATACCATATTCTATCAAATATGTCGTCTTTGTACCTGTTAGGCGTAAATACTACTCAGTGAATTTGGTAAGAAAGCAGTTAAAAATAGAGTATTAGATTAATTACCTGTAAGGTAGAAATCCTTCACCAAAATTTACTCGGTCAGAGAGCAGTAGCGATCCGTATTCAGATGTATAGATGCTATCATTGATGTACCTCAACTCCAGTGCTGATATGAAAGGTGTTCCCAGTCCTGTATCTACCAAGCAAACGTAGATGTAATCCGAAACTGGGACATGAATGATCTCTGTTTTTACGCGGGAAGAAGTTTTGTTGAATGAGATTGTGTCCCATTTCTCAAGTCCAAGATGTATATCAAATCGTGGGATATGGCTTTTGGAGTTGTAGTTTCCGTACATAAACCATGCACGAATCAAGTAACTGTTACCTCGTCCTTGAACAGGTTTTAGAGTGTAACAGTTTCTGGTTCCCTGAGGAAAACTTCTCACTGTCAAAAAATGTTGTGTGAGGAATGGGGTCCTGTGAATTGGCAATATGGTCTTGCTTTCACCGGCATCAATGAATTCGGAATCAGATATATAGGTTAAGCCTGTGAGTGTGTCAGTGTAGTTGGTATTTGCAGGTCGCCCGCAGTCTATGTTCATAAAACCTGAGACAATGCAAAATGTGTCAATTTTGGcctatttttgtaaaaaaaggCTCAGAAATATTGCATGTATGAATATAAATCATTGAGCAAAgaaaaaactataaattttcaaatttttacttACCTGATTGATCATCTTGTGAATGAACTAATAGTGCAAGACAGAGGATAAGTAGAAGAGAAACAGAACATGATACAGAAAACAATCTCATCCTTCAGCACAAGATATTTGGTAATGAAGAATACCAGAATAGCCTGCAATTATGTAGGATATCAGGATATGTAAATTACGAGGAGATTTTGTTTATAATACATTACATGTAAGTTAATTTTACTAATACATCAATAAGCCAAATAAATTACCTACAATATAGATTACAAGTTAAGGTTAGTTAGCTTGTTAAAACTGTTTTACCTCATCTTAATTCTTAATAAGCCATGAAATATACATAATCAACTAATCTACTATTTCCTCCTCACTCCAAACGTTGACAATGGATTTAGCGTAATCCTATTGCTGATCTAAGTTATAATTGATAAGTTcatcataatttatttaatatgaaGGGTGCGCATCATTTAAGTTGAGAaagatataaaatcaaaaaaatgagAAGATAGTTGCATCAATTAGGTCAGTGAGTAAAATATGGCCAAGTCTtgcattaaatttttttttggtcagaAGTCTTGTATAATTTAACTCAATGTTCTTCTCAATAATGTCCGAGTGACATCCATGATTCTGAATACCTGGTACTATGTAAGTTCCAttaattcttttattatatttaattaacctTAAATAATCAGAGCTGAACTAGTCAATCCGCAGAAAACTTGTTTATGACAGGAACCAAGGAGGGACTATCGATCATGGCACCCCCAACGTACCAAATTTCGTCCCTTCAGGATTCGGCTGAAGAGCCGGAGCTTAACAAAGTAGAGACGAGCACAAACTGAACCATAAACCAGACCACAGAATTTTACGCAACCTGTACAGTGGAACCTCCAACTGATTCTCTTAAGCAAGTTGCACAGCACTGCACTGGATGGCAATCTGTACCACGGCCAGCTGATCAGTTACCAGCTTCTGTGCAAAACATACATACAAACCTCCCAAATTCAAGTGCCTTAATGTTCCCTTCTTAAATCAAATTAGATTACAGTTTAAGACTAAAGCTGTCCGATTCTATCTTTATTAGTGAAAGAATTCTTAGTCAGTATGTAATTTACAACAGCAGAAGCTTTTATTGTTTGGAAATTTGTATCTATATCATAAGTTTTTATGCCTTGAAAGACTTGAAAGTATCAAATATCTTATAGTTAAACCAGCAAAAACTAGATCTTTGGTAGAACCTTGGttaatataacaaaatacaAGACAACATTGGAGCAATACTTTATACTACTTAAAACTCAACAATACTCTTCACCTATAAAATCCATTTAATTTTCCAGAATAATCACCACTGTGACTAATTGATAGTTCAACTATGTAAACAGTAAACGTTTATATACAACTTTATTGATAATGAATGCTAGTAATACAAAGAGTATGTATGTACAACATTATAAGCCCAGAATAGAAGATGCAAATATGACAACTGAAGAATCAAACCTCGCCGGATATAGGGAAATACACAAACCGAACCAAATCCAAAACATCAAAAAACGAAAAGACCACCAAAGAAACTGCACCATTGTCCATAGTATctaacatgtttaacaataaatatggattaaaaataacataattttatgtaatattaatcgtgcaaaatatatacacatgattCTATTTTGGATTCTATTCTGAACTAGCGTggaagcccgtgcaaggcacgggccctATTATATAACTGAATATATTTCTGATCAGAAGTTCTGTTCATTTCGTTTGTATCTTAATTTTGTGTCAACCTTCTCCTCTATGAAACTCTATTTGCAAAGAGGGTTGATCAATTCATGTCCCCATATTATCGATACTTGTAGATCTCCCATTTCTCGATATTTGTAAAGAGTTGCAAAAAAACAACTCTATTTTAGAATCAAATTAGGTATGTGCATACATTGTATAACACATACATATAGTCAGATTTTTAGATGGTTCTCATTCCAAACACCTATGTATTGGCCTTAAAACAGTTTTGACCCTCCAAGCATATGAAAGGAAAAATAAAATCCACATAAAACAACCCATATCTCAAGAGAGAGCATAAAAAAACACAATTCATTAGCCACCCATCCTCAGGTTATACTTCAATCTGACATTTTATAGTAATCTGATATACATTTGAAATGCCCAAAAAAACCTTGTACGTTGATAGGGATTAGCATCAAGGTCCTCTCGAGACCACAGGTCGGTAATATGTATAGATACAGATAAGTCTTGGGAGTTCTCTGGTACAATATTCTGAGAGCATTGTGTTGGCGAGAAACAATCATGATTAGAGACAATGATAAAATAACAATAGCAAAagatttatttattcaattataagCAAAGTGACTGATGAGCCATGAAACATAATATCTTTACATTGATCGGAAGTAATTGGCGAGGTCGGATACATTGCTGGCCCCTGTGGTTTGAAAGTGAGATTTTAAAACCCTCTTGTACATCTTTAGTTGTGAGATACTTCTTAACCTCTTCAACCTGCAGCTATTAGAACAAAAACATGATATCGAATGTGTCAAAAAATTCTATCATCAAGGAGAAGTTCTTTTTATACCATTTGCAGGACATCATTTAATGACCAAAACATACAATTACCTTGGGCAAACAATTACCCACTTACCAATCTCAAGTTCCCATTTTAGCTAATGGCAAAACAAGATTTACTCGGCACTAAAATTTTACTCATAAAATCTAAACATGGGGTTCTAAGGTAAATTCTTTTATTTAAGTAGAAAATGACATTACATTATTAGAAGATATCTCTCAGATTATACTCTCTACTTGACTTCACGATTATTACAGAGCATGATGTGATACTTTCGAGATTTTTTGCAAACATGTGATAGCTCCAACTATAACGAATTTAAGACCTTACTATACTTAACATGATAAAACAATTAAACCTGATAATCGAAAATATAATCTTGTGATAATTAACCAACTTGTGGAAACATAACAATAGTCACTTGACTTATGTCTAACTCATCATTCCTTGATACTAATAACTATAATCTAAATGCTACATaatctattttattttcttcgataagaaatgggaggtacggtgggagtatatattttttaggtaataataattaaatttttgtttgtaaGTGGGAAAAACAAACTCTCtcaaaaaatatgaattattgtactttaaaaagataatatatacgacatgaaatattaataaatttaaataggattaacattaaaaatgagaattggataaatcaaagaattttaaatttttcgaTGGTTATATGTATTAAGTACTTActaaatgtaataaaatttaaattttgcattattatgaattatgtgatatctattttttgtgttatagtactttttaaatatttgattagttTAAAAGTTGCATTAGtatataaattaaactaataacaaataaaaagaacaatatataaaataatgtataaattttgtgtaaaatgtaaataaaattaatcatcattttatcataaataatttttgtgtatatttattttataataatataaaaatatacactactttaaatttaaaaaataagcattacatgataatatattataaataatacactaatttatatattgaataaaataaaatattttttatatgtagaAAGGGCCTCCTATTAAAATATTGCTTATGGcctcaaatttattttagacggCCCTAGCCGGATGAATTGGTGTGAGGATGTGAAGACCCTGACGATCCGTATATGAAATATAATGATGAAGAATAAGAGATTATGCCTTACAAGCTGGCACTTTGGTTTATTTGATCTTTCATCAGGTCCTATGTTTAACTGGAGCCCTTTTGGAGTCTGTACTTAAGGAGTTTATATACCAATCtatacattaattttttatatacaaatttccTCAGTGCCATACATTTCTTACACCACGAGTGATTTGACACCTTAGCTTGGATTAATCGCTCATCAAAAAGATGCGGATACATTTCATGCAAATATGAATAACTTATAGCCCAACAGACCTTGTAAAATTTGTTAGTCAAGAACTAAACAAAAAGGAACATACCTAAATACCCCAAGAACTGGTAATCCTTTCTGCATAGCAGTACTTCTTTTCATCAGGAGAACAGCTGCAGCAACATTAGTTACCTGGCTAGAATTTCCTATATAATATCATTGATGAATTGATGAGTAAAGAGATAAATTAATATTCCTCAAATACAGGTCATGTTTAAGATTCTTAGTTTCCAGCAGTCATCGTCCCGTCTTTCTTATATGAAGGCTTTAGTTTCTAAGATCCGCCACATCATTTTCCCGAATCCCGTCATCCACAGAGATCGTAACAGGTTTTTCATCCCCAGTTTTTATGTCCACGATCTATTAAAACAGAGTATATAGTGAAACCACAAATTTATAT is a window from the Daucus carota subsp. sativus chromosome 8, DH1 v3.0, whole genome shotgun sequence genome containing:
- the LOC108198360 gene encoding putative leucine-rich repeat receptor-like protein kinase At2g19210, with translation MRLFKCSVFSSLVYFAHVLLIVHSQEYQSDFINIDCGIPADSNYTDSYTGLHYVSDSGFIDAGESKTIPPAYRSSSLQQQLVTLRSFPQGTRNCYTLKPVQGRGNRYFIRAWFYYRNYDLKDRLPQFDLYLGVEKWDTIYFNQTTTRVQKEIIHVPTSDYIHVCLVNTGLGTPFISALDLRYFNRSMYTHDFGSLKLFTRVNFGESFGYYRYKDDIYDRYWRSSDYFNSSLLYNSENVTRYFGVYNLPAVVMETAIAPENTSNPLKLEWEPTNKSDQFLIYLHFAEVQKLQTNQSREFNIYLNGNLWYDETITPYDVITLTVESVAPEKPESKYEIVLQKTNTSTLPPIINALELYTVRKFRQPQTDDQDVGSIVDIKSVYKVRKGNWQGDPCAPQAYAWDGVGCSYNDSISPRITSLNLSSSGLSGKISPSISNLTMIISLDLSNNNLSGEIPDFLSQLTFLRKLNLKDNKFTGSVPVDLLSKSESGLLLLCTDASLGGGGTNQCPPSSSENSSTARIAASVVSGFVLILIAVIVVL